One Thermofilum pendens Hrk 5 DNA segment encodes these proteins:
- a CDS encoding 2,3-bisphosphoglycerate-independent phosphoglycerate mutase, whose translation MSEYWSPKPLYRSVVLILDGLGDRPVPELGGRTPLQVARKPTLDSLAAEGVTGIMDVIEPGVRPGTDTGHMALFGYDPYRFYPGRGPLEAAGIGVELKPGDVALRANFATVREEGGRLIVVDRRAGRIRGEDAEALTRYLNERIGSVDDVRVSFHHATAHRLVVVLRGDSLSPRVSDSDPGTAREGEPVREVKPLTNDPESERTARILWKLLLRAHEELERCPVNEERVKRGLLPANAVLTRGAGMVPYGIVPFREQFGATAYLVAEEATVLGVARILGIEGEIPGGSTADLDTDLDAIFNRALDAYRRGYEFVFIHVKGTDIAGHDAKPLEKARFIERVDEAFAGFLSRIDRGKTIVAVTADHSTPCTVRDHSGDPVPLLINGPGVRRDDVTSFDEISCARGGLGRIRGVNLVRILLDLMNKPIMFGE comes from the coding sequence ATGAGCGAGTACTGGAGCCCTAAGCCCCTTTACAGGAGCGTCGTACTGATACTCGACGGGCTGGGGGACAGGCCAGTCCCAGAGCTGGGAGGTAGAACGCCGCTACAGGTTGCGAGGAAGCCCACCCTCGACTCCCTAGCGGCCGAGGGCGTTACGGGGATAATGGACGTCATAGAGCCGGGGGTCCGCCCCGGGACTGACACGGGGCACATGGCCCTCTTCGGCTACGACCCCTACAGGTTCTACCCCGGAAGGGGGCCGCTCGAGGCGGCCGGGATAGGCGTAGAGCTTAAGCCCGGCGACGTAGCTTTGCGCGCTAACTTCGCAACTGTGAGAGAGGAGGGCGGTAGGCTTATCGTCGTCGACAGGCGGGCGGGCAGGATAAGGGGCGAGGACGCAGAGGCTCTCACGAGGTACCTCAACGAGAGGATAGGCTCCGTGGACGACGTAAGGGTCTCTTTCCACCACGCGACCGCGCATAGGCTCGTCGTCGTGCTCAGGGGGGACTCCCTCTCGCCGCGTGTCAGCGACTCAGACCCCGGAACCGCCAGGGAGGGGGAGCCGGTGAGGGAGGTTAAACCGCTGACGAACGACCCGGAGTCCGAGAGGACTGCGCGCATCCTCTGGAAGCTACTGCTGAGAGCGCACGAAGAGCTGGAGCGCTGCCCGGTAAACGAGGAGAGAGTCAAGAGAGGGTTGCTACCGGCTAACGCCGTGCTGACGAGGGGGGCGGGCATGGTACCCTACGGGATAGTACCGTTCCGTGAACAGTTCGGGGCAACGGCGTACCTAGTCGCGGAGGAGGCAACGGTGCTGGGAGTAGCGAGGATACTCGGCATAGAGGGGGAGATACCCGGTGGGTCAACGGCAGACCTCGACACCGATCTCGACGCGATCTTCAACCGGGCGCTCGACGCGTATAGGAGGGGCTACGAGTTCGTCTTCATACACGTGAAGGGTACGGACATCGCTGGGCACGACGCTAAGCCCCTGGAAAAGGCCCGCTTCATCGAGCGCGTAGACGAGGCGTTCGCAGGCTTCCTCTCGAGGATAGACCGCGGAAAGACGATAGTGGCCGTAACCGCCGACCACTCGACCCCCTGCACGGTGAGGGACCACAGCGGGGACCCCGTACCCCTCCTGATAAACGGCCCCGGCGTGCGTAGAGACGACGTTACGAGCTTCGATGAAATCTCCTGCGCGAGAGGCGGCTTGGGGAGAATTAGGGGAGTAAACCTCGTAAGGATACTCCTAGACCTGATGAACAAGCCAATAATGTTCGGCGAGTAG
- a CDS encoding peroxiredoxin, with the protein MSEIRMPLLGEKAPSFTAKTTHGVINFPDDFRGKWVVLFSHPADFTPVCTTEFVSFQKKMEEFKKLNVQLIGLSIDQVFSHIKWVEWIKEKLGVEIEFPIIADDTGEIAKKYGMIHPGKGTNTVRAVFVIDPNGVLRAVLYYPQEVGRNMDEILRLVKALQVSDKHGVALPANWPNNELIGGKVIIPPASDEKTAKERLEKAARKEIECFDWWFCYKSLEK; encoded by the coding sequence ATGTCTGAGATAAGGATGCCCTTACTGGGCGAAAAGGCCCCGTCCTTCACCGCTAAGACTACCCACGGAGTCATAAATTTCCCCGACGACTTTAGGGGTAAGTGGGTAGTGCTGTTCAGCCACCCCGCCGACTTCACCCCTGTATGCACCACTGAGTTCGTCTCCTTCCAGAAGAAGATGGAAGAGTTCAAGAAGCTCAACGTACAGCTGATAGGGCTAAGCATAGACCAGGTCTTCAGCCACATCAAGTGGGTTGAGTGGATAAAGGAGAAGCTCGGAGTGGAGATAGAGTTCCCGATAATCGCCGACGATACTGGGGAGATAGCGAAGAAGTACGGAATGATACACCCCGGCAAGGGGACGAACACAGTTCGAGCAGTCTTCGTGATAGACCCCAACGGAGTTCTAAGGGCTGTGCTCTACTACCCGCAGGAAGTCGGCAGGAACATGGACGAGATACTCCGGCTAGTCAAAGCCCTCCAGGTTTCAGACAAGCACGGCGTAGCACTGCCTGCGAACTGGCCTAACAACGAGCTCATAGGCGGCAAGGTGATCATACCGCCCGCCAGCGACGAGAAGACAGCGAAGGAGAGGCTCGAGAAAGCCGCCAGGAAGGAGATCGAGTGCTTCGACTGGTGGTTCTGCTACAAATCCCTAGAGAAGTAG
- a CDS encoding DNA double-strand break repair nuclease NurA, with the protein MPRFADLFVREVRRKRSELERILGSEGGLRERYGELVREAWIRDLEPRGARGPAYAVDSSSDDIEVQGGGVVLVTRSLALSAGGEEIRELRLDAFYPRNVRDYDDFKRLVREHVEHVVALRAVEEGARLVLIDGSLYGRMIHVLRELEVEGREDFMFEYVELYSELFSKARSRGALVVGVSKDSRSTVLKEELLYLRLKSVLKGLGEPLAGAVLGYWRLLKRRPREALENVRKLVREGLSPEVYELFEEATSSVPDSKVILACDPGRGFSRPLRLSLEKVSTGVTDILLTDGARGAALLRDVFEKTAERLGEEFDERASQVLECMKKYPPVVTSYAVFSRGDDPLRVDLAGGSGYETAGDSRFLAETPGELLEVLGFLALLYAGRRRYNALLLEADRRVKATAETMELYHRLAMQELGLAIIHSRGDRRVFFP; encoded by the coding sequence GTGCCTAGGTTCGCCGACTTGTTCGTTAGGGAGGTTCGGAGAAAGCGCTCGGAGCTCGAGAGGATTCTGGGAAGCGAGGGAGGGTTAAGGGAGCGCTACGGGGAGCTGGTAAGGGAGGCGTGGATCCGGGACCTTGAGCCTAGGGGTGCGCGGGGGCCGGCTTACGCCGTGGACAGTAGTAGCGATGACATCGAAGTGCAGGGCGGCGGCGTCGTCCTGGTTACGCGGTCGTTGGCGCTAAGCGCTGGCGGGGAGGAGATACGCGAGCTACGCTTGGACGCCTTCTACCCGAGGAACGTGCGGGACTACGACGACTTTAAGCGGCTCGTAAGGGAGCACGTCGAGCACGTCGTCGCCCTGCGGGCAGTGGAGGAGGGGGCGCGGCTTGTGCTGATAGATGGGTCGCTGTACGGGAGGATGATCCACGTCTTAAGGGAGCTGGAGGTCGAGGGGAGGGAGGACTTCATGTTCGAGTACGTCGAGCTCTACTCCGAGCTTTTCTCCAAGGCGCGGAGCCGCGGCGCGCTCGTGGTTGGCGTAAGCAAGGATTCCAGGTCTACCGTCCTGAAGGAGGAGTTGCTCTACCTGAGGCTCAAGTCGGTCTTGAAGGGGCTTGGCGAGCCGCTCGCAGGCGCCGTGCTCGGCTACTGGAGGCTCCTCAAGAGGAGGCCCAGGGAGGCCCTCGAGAACGTTAGGAAGCTGGTAAGAGAAGGGTTGAGCCCGGAGGTCTACGAGCTCTTCGAGGAGGCGACGAGCTCCGTGCCAGACTCCAAGGTGATACTCGCCTGTGACCCAGGTAGGGGCTTCTCCCGCCCTTTGAGGCTTAGCCTCGAAAAGGTGTCTACGGGCGTGACAGACATCCTGTTGACGGACGGGGCCCGCGGGGCCGCGTTGCTCAGGGACGTCTTCGAGAAAACTGCGGAGCGCCTCGGCGAGGAGTTCGACGAGAGGGCTTCGCAGGTTCTTGAGTGCATGAAGAAGTACCCGCCGGTGGTCACCAGCTACGCCGTCTTTAGCCGCGGCGACGACCCTCTCCGCGTCGACTTAGCGGGCGGGAGCGGCTACGAGACCGCAGGCGACTCGCGCTTCCTCGCCGAGACTCCGGGGGAGTTGCTGGAGGTACTGGGCTTCCTCGCGTTGCTCTACGCGGGTAGGAGGAGGTACAACGCCCTGCTACTCGAGGCAGACAGGAGGGTGAAGGCGACGGCCGAGACAATGGAGCTCTACCACAGGCTCGCGATGCAGGAGCTTGGGCTCGCCATCATACACTCGAGGGGTGATAGGCGTGTATTCTTCCCTTAG
- a CDS encoding ATP-binding protein — protein MYSSLRQVGRIVEEATPESFIFVTTKQDHPPKYEYVLVKSREVVAGEEREVDVLCQVTGVVSRSDAYSSRLDLESLERIHEAGIDDANLLCAARTLGYLAEEDGRKVVLMPRRAFFPGNPVYLAPDDFVREFFSYPGEEGIRIGSLVSRRNVDVYLSVNGFRRHVAVIAQTGAGKSYTVGVILEELLRLGATAVVIDPHADYVFLSRDRDMRRHEYSDRVLVFRNPNSTGRYDPSQMDNVHELTVKFSDLSAEDVARIAGIPEKWTNVRKAIRDALDKLRGRDYTIDDLLGELEKMSRGGGKEAAYASSAYNHLVKLRKFSVFGRYTTSVKDEILKPGHVSVLDLSGLNDASQDYIVSTVLEEIYRLRYSGEFRYPVFVVVEEAHRFVPSKASKRSTMSSEIINTIAAEGRKFGVFLILVTQRPSKIDADALSQCNSQIILRITNPSDQRAVAEASERLGEDLMRDLPGLNVGEAIIVGELTRVPVVVKVRRRFTREGGADIDLVAELRRAREELSLASRTYRGEDLLSEV, from the coding sequence GTGTATTCTTCCCTTAGGCAGGTCGGCAGGATAGTCGAGGAGGCTACTCCGGAGAGCTTCATCTTCGTCACGACGAAGCAGGACCACCCGCCGAAGTACGAGTACGTGCTGGTTAAGTCGAGGGAGGTGGTCGCCGGCGAGGAGAGGGAGGTGGACGTCCTCTGCCAGGTGACCGGCGTGGTTTCCAGGAGCGACGCGTACAGCAGTAGGCTAGACCTGGAGAGCCTAGAGCGGATACACGAGGCTGGGATAGACGACGCCAACCTTCTCTGCGCGGCGCGGACCCTCGGCTACCTCGCCGAGGAGGACGGGAGGAAGGTGGTCCTGATGCCCAGGAGGGCTTTCTTCCCGGGAAACCCGGTCTACCTGGCCCCGGACGACTTCGTCAGGGAGTTTTTCTCGTACCCCGGGGAGGAAGGTATACGCATAGGTAGCCTCGTCTCCCGCAGGAACGTCGACGTCTACCTCTCGGTGAACGGGTTCAGGAGGCACGTCGCCGTTATAGCCCAGACCGGCGCGGGCAAATCGTACACCGTCGGCGTCATACTGGAGGAGTTGCTGAGGCTGGGAGCCACGGCGGTAGTCATAGACCCGCACGCGGACTACGTGTTCCTGAGCAGGGACAGGGACATGAGGCGCCACGAGTACTCGGACAGGGTCCTCGTCTTCAGGAACCCGAACAGCACTGGGCGCTACGACCCGAGCCAGATGGACAACGTGCACGAGCTGACGGTGAAGTTCTCCGATCTCTCGGCGGAGGACGTGGCGAGGATAGCCGGGATTCCGGAGAAGTGGACGAACGTAAGGAAGGCTATCCGCGACGCCCTCGACAAGCTCAGGGGGAGGGACTACACGATTGACGACCTGCTCGGCGAGCTGGAGAAGATGTCGCGGGGAGGCGGCAAGGAGGCTGCCTACGCGTCGAGCGCGTACAACCACCTCGTGAAGCTGAGGAAGTTCAGCGTGTTCGGCAGGTACACCACGTCCGTCAAGGACGAGATCCTGAAGCCGGGGCACGTGAGCGTGCTGGATCTGTCCGGGCTTAACGACGCGAGCCAGGACTACATAGTGAGCACCGTGCTAGAGGAGATATACAGGCTGAGGTACTCGGGGGAGTTCAGGTACCCCGTCTTCGTGGTGGTAGAGGAGGCTCATAGGTTCGTCCCATCCAAGGCCTCGAAGAGGTCCACCATGTCCTCCGAGATCATAAACACGATAGCGGCGGAGGGCAGGAAGTTCGGCGTGTTCCTGATCCTTGTGACCCAGAGGCCGAGCAAGATAGACGCGGACGCCCTGAGCCAGTGCAACAGCCAGATAATACTGAGGATCACTAACCCGAGCGACCAGAGGGCTGTCGCCGAGGCTAGCGAGAGGCTGGGGGAGGACCTCATGAGGGACCTACCTGGGCTCAACGTCGGCGAGGCCATAATAGTTGGGGAGCTGACCCGGGTACCCGTCGTGGTGAAGGTGAGGCGCAGGTTTACGCGGGAGGGGGGCGCCGACATAGACCTCGTCGCAGAGCTCCGGAGAGCCCGCGAGGAGCTCAGCCTCGCGTCAAGGACATATAGGGGCGAGGACCTACTATCCGAGGTGTAG
- a CDS encoding metallophosphoesterase family protein codes for MEVLRIVHTADNHLDPKFTFLGPKVRDRREDFLNAFRRVVDFAVEAKPHLFLVSGDLFDSVNPRNPVRVQVIRAFRRLYSEGVRVYVIAGNHDMPRSLEEGLSPLKEVEASGYARFFEKTSEFEVDHFEVNGFDVAVAGISYNPEVGLDEHPLRKYNARVPREGDIEVVLMHYNFAGVEVPGAWRAPRITREDIPDNCVYAALGHVHSRVTIPLGNGGVAAYPGSTERRSFIEEGDGAKGFLYVKVHGDGRVETEFKEVPTRPIKTVRVQVPPSAEDPVGYVLSSLPPPDPRLLLRVLVEGSIPLARLTRYSRAELLKNAEKRFFHVVVEDSELRCAYAEKPSVAVESKSPIEAFREEVEGRLREAPEEDRIILLKALERGVKALEESGAW; via the coding sequence GTGGAGGTTCTGCGCATAGTCCATACAGCCGACAACCACCTCGACCCCAAGTTCACCTTCCTCGGGCCCAAGGTGCGGGATAGGAGGGAGGACTTCCTCAACGCCTTCAGGAGGGTTGTAGACTTCGCCGTCGAGGCGAAGCCGCACCTCTTCCTCGTCTCGGGGGACCTCTTCGACTCCGTTAACCCGAGAAACCCCGTCAGGGTCCAGGTCATAAGGGCGTTCCGGAGGCTTTACTCGGAGGGGGTAAGGGTCTACGTGATAGCGGGGAACCACGACATGCCCAGGAGCCTGGAGGAGGGGCTCTCGCCGCTCAAGGAGGTGGAGGCGTCGGGCTACGCGAGGTTCTTCGAGAAGACCTCGGAGTTCGAGGTCGACCACTTCGAGGTGAACGGGTTCGACGTCGCGGTCGCCGGGATATCCTACAACCCGGAGGTCGGGCTGGACGAGCACCCGCTGAGGAAGTACAACGCGAGGGTACCCCGGGAAGGCGACATAGAGGTAGTCCTAATGCACTACAACTTCGCTGGGGTAGAAGTGCCGGGCGCCTGGAGGGCCCCGAGGATAACCCGGGAGGACATACCGGACAACTGCGTCTACGCCGCGCTAGGGCACGTGCACTCCCGGGTAACGATACCCCTCGGCAACGGCGGTGTGGCGGCGTACCCCGGTAGCACGGAGAGGAGGAGCTTCATCGAGGAAGGGGACGGGGCGAAGGGCTTCCTCTACGTGAAGGTCCACGGCGACGGGCGCGTCGAGACAGAGTTCAAGGAGGTGCCCACGAGGCCTATCAAAACCGTCAGGGTCCAGGTGCCGCCCTCGGCGGAGGACCCCGTGGGGTACGTGTTGTCGAGCCTCCCACCGCCGGACCCGAGGCTCCTCCTAAGGGTGCTCGTGGAGGGCTCGATACCCCTCGCCAGGCTCACGAGGTACAGCAGGGCCGAGCTCCTGAAGAACGCCGAGAAGAGGTTCTTCCACGTGGTTGTGGAGGACTCCGAGCTGAGGTGCGCCTACGCCGAGAAACCTTCCGTAGCGGTTGAGTCCAAGAGCCCCATAGAGGCCTTCAGGGAGGAGGTGGAGGGGAGGCTTAGAGAGGCCCCGGAGGAAGACAGGATTATCCTGCTGAAAGCCTTGGAGCGGGGCGTCAAAGCCCTGGAGGAGAGCGGGGCATGGTGA
- a CDS encoding AAA family ATPase: protein MVTLVSLKAQNFRRLNFQEPLVFPKGFVVIRGRNEAGKSTILEAVLFGLFGDYRIIQELRGAREAGLDSVVNHRSGRARVEVVFEVEGRRYRVERVVERGREGGRQVEARLVEITQGGERLIATSPSRVNEEVSKLVRVNWREMLATNVIAQKDLEHLLRMGKNEREKVINMMMGFESYNKAIEKLEEERRAMQQELEKKVLEKSSLEDKLRNLEELKVKVEEYRRELEEVEKELPALRSEEERSRKVREYLDGLLRVLREREKTSRSIEEVERRIRELEEERRSLEEKAVKLKGELEAQRRRLGELEERGRAVREAFRKAEEERRRAIEFSGKALELLDKYQSLLDEKRRTLERIAELDKRLEERPKLLGESARLAEEARSVESRIAGESLPAWSKVASAALLVASAVLLLVNPALLALSIAGALLAVLSLAAGAYRKSVTVSRLRLERERLERERALVEERLKSLERDVADRESLSKRLEEIDARLLRAEEELKGVLGEEFSKLPLQEVRERVSRERARREEEYERARAEKEALEKEAASVGERVSQLEKQLEEVERSVEERVERLGELAKRREELLDALSRLVVPEPPFEIEGLVWPVDERDIEGVEVVYNTYDRLYQQVSRRLAEAEERRRVLTGELRDAEKKLEELPAVRDRLAKLESEVRELEVEVNARREAVKLLREVSAKRRAAFAPSVEQNMNWIVSYVTNGRYKAVKIDPERYDVSVYDAEAGRWMQRDIYSGGTNDQFLLAMRIAFTLSLLPSAKGTYPRFLFLDEPLGSSDAERRGRIVELLARELTRFFDQVFLITHVDIEEPPGATVVEIEDGKPARIYTPGAEEG from the coding sequence ATGGTGACCCTCGTAAGCCTCAAGGCGCAGAACTTCAGGAGGCTTAACTTCCAGGAGCCGCTAGTGTTCCCGAAGGGCTTCGTCGTTATCAGGGGCAGGAACGAGGCCGGCAAGTCGACGATACTCGAAGCCGTACTCTTCGGGCTTTTCGGCGACTACAGGATAATCCAGGAGCTACGCGGAGCGCGGGAGGCCGGGCTGGACTCCGTGGTGAACCATAGGTCTGGTAGGGCGAGGGTGGAGGTCGTATTCGAGGTCGAGGGTAGGAGGTACAGAGTCGAGAGAGTAGTCGAGAGGGGGAGGGAGGGCGGGAGGCAGGTCGAGGCAAGGCTCGTAGAGATAACTCAGGGCGGAGAAAGGCTGATCGCGACCTCTCCGTCTAGGGTTAACGAGGAGGTCTCCAAGCTTGTACGCGTGAATTGGCGCGAAATGCTGGCTACGAACGTCATAGCGCAGAAGGACCTCGAGCACTTGTTGCGAATGGGGAAGAACGAGAGGGAGAAGGTCATAAACATGATGATGGGCTTCGAGAGCTACAACAAGGCGATAGAGAAGCTAGAGGAGGAGCGTAGAGCCATGCAACAAGAGCTCGAGAAAAAGGTGCTGGAGAAAAGCTCCCTCGAAGATAAACTGAGAAACCTGGAGGAGCTCAAAGTCAAAGTCGAGGAGTACAGAAGGGAGCTGGAGGAAGTTGAGAAGGAGCTACCCGCCCTGAGGAGCGAGGAGGAGAGGTCCAGGAAGGTCCGGGAGTACCTCGACGGCTTGCTCAGAGTCCTGAGGGAGAGGGAGAAGACATCGAGGAGCATCGAGGAGGTGGAGAGGAGAATCCGGGAGCTGGAAGAGGAGAGGAGGAGCCTTGAGGAGAAGGCGGTGAAGCTTAAAGGAGAGCTAGAGGCCCAGAGGAGGCGCCTGGGCGAGCTGGAGGAGAGGGGAAGGGCCGTGCGGGAGGCCTTCAGGAAAGCCGAGGAGGAGAGGAGGAGGGCCATAGAGTTCTCCGGAAAAGCCCTCGAGCTGCTCGACAAGTACCAGTCACTCCTCGACGAGAAGAGGAGGACCCTGGAGAGAATAGCAGAGCTCGACAAGAGGCTCGAAGAGCGGCCCAAGCTCCTCGGCGAGTCTGCCAGGCTAGCGGAGGAAGCTAGGTCCGTGGAGTCCAGGATAGCAGGGGAAAGCCTCCCGGCTTGGAGCAAGGTGGCGTCCGCCGCCCTCCTTGTGGCTTCGGCAGTCCTCCTCCTCGTCAACCCGGCTCTCCTGGCTCTAAGCATTGCGGGCGCACTCCTAGCAGTACTCTCGCTGGCCGCCGGAGCCTACAGGAAAAGCGTGACGGTCTCGCGGCTTAGGCTGGAGAGGGAGAGGCTCGAGCGGGAAAGGGCCCTCGTGGAGGAGAGGCTCAAGTCTCTCGAAAGGGACGTGGCGGACAGGGAGAGCCTCTCCAAGAGGCTAGAGGAGATCGACGCCAGGCTACTTCGAGCAGAGGAGGAGCTCAAAGGGGTTCTCGGGGAGGAGTTCTCAAAGCTACCTCTCCAGGAAGTGAGGGAAAGGGTTTCGAGGGAGAGAGCCCGCCGGGAGGAGGAATACGAGAGGGCGAGGGCGGAGAAGGAGGCCCTGGAAAAGGAAGCTGCCTCCGTGGGGGAGAGGGTTTCCCAGTTGGAAAAACAGCTGGAGGAAGTCGAGAGGAGCGTCGAGGAGAGGGTTGAGAGGCTGGGCGAGCTTGCGAAGAGGAGGGAGGAGCTACTGGACGCTTTATCCAGGCTAGTGGTCCCGGAGCCGCCGTTCGAGATAGAGGGGCTCGTGTGGCCCGTGGACGAGAGAGACATCGAGGGCGTAGAGGTTGTGTACAACACCTACGATAGGCTTTACCAGCAGGTTTCCAGGAGGCTGGCCGAAGCCGAGGAGAGGAGGAGGGTTCTAACGGGCGAGCTGAGAGACGCGGAGAAGAAGCTGGAGGAGCTACCCGCGGTAAGGGATAGGCTGGCGAAGCTGGAGTCCGAGGTTAGGGAGCTCGAGGTAGAGGTTAACGCGAGGAGGGAGGCCGTAAAGCTCCTCAGGGAAGTCTCCGCGAAGAGGCGCGCCGCCTTCGCCCCCAGCGTCGAGCAGAACATGAACTGGATCGTGTCGTACGTGACCAACGGGAGGTACAAGGCCGTGAAGATCGACCCTGAGAGGTATGACGTGTCCGTGTACGACGCGGAGGCTGGGAGGTGGATGCAGAGGGATATCTACAGCGGGGGAACCAACGACCAGTTCCTCTTGGCGATGAGAATTGCCTTCACGCTCTCGCTACTACCCAGCGCTAAGGGCACGTACCCCAGGTTCCTCTTCCTCGACGAGCCGCTGGGCTCCTCGGACGCGGAGAGGAGGGGCAGGATCGTGGAGCTACTTGCACGGGAGCTCACGAGGTTCTTCGACCAGGTCTTCCTCATAACGCACGTAGACATAGAGGAGCCGCCCGGCGCCACGGTGGTGGAGATAGAGGACGGAAAGCCCGCGCGGATATACACGCCTGGAGCAGAGGAAGGATAG
- a CDS encoding 2-hydroxyacid dehydrogenase, translating into MYTVYVALDLKEWERRIVEETLSREARIVYKSGKGFAGIEEADVAIAFILPRDAAQAAGRLKFVQVPAAGADNLDLEYLFERGVKVATSKGCNARAVAEHAFALILALAKRVVEQDGEVKRGLWRSFTEENFLADLDGSTVTIVGYGNIGREVARIAKAFNMRVLAVKKNPEKDSLADEVYPVERLAEALSQADFVVLALPLTRETYRLIGEKELKSMKKTAYLVNVGRGAVVDEEALYRALSEGWIAGAGIDVWWRYPPDKDYPSPLGVHKLPNVVATPHKAGWTRKARENCLRFACENVLRFVRGEEPLNLLEPSKAY; encoded by the coding sequence GTGTACACGGTCTACGTGGCGCTCGACCTAAAGGAGTGGGAGAGGAGGATCGTAGAGGAGACTTTGTCACGCGAGGCCCGCATTGTGTACAAGAGCGGGAAGGGCTTCGCAGGCATAGAGGAGGCAGACGTGGCGATAGCCTTCATCCTTCCACGGGACGCCGCCCAGGCGGCCGGGAGGCTCAAGTTCGTCCAGGTTCCCGCCGCGGGTGCCGACAACCTGGACCTCGAGTACCTCTTCGAGAGAGGAGTCAAGGTGGCGACCTCGAAGGGCTGTAACGCGAGGGCCGTCGCGGAGCACGCCTTCGCGCTCATACTGGCGCTCGCGAAGAGGGTCGTGGAGCAGGACGGGGAGGTTAAGCGTGGCTTGTGGCGTAGCTTTACGGAGGAGAACTTCCTCGCCGACCTGGACGGGTCCACGGTGACCATAGTGGGATACGGGAACATAGGGAGGGAGGTGGCCAGGATCGCGAAGGCTTTCAACATGCGCGTGCTCGCCGTGAAGAAGAATCCCGAGAAGGACTCCCTCGCGGACGAGGTATACCCCGTGGAGAGGCTCGCAGAGGCTCTGTCCCAAGCTGACTTCGTAGTTCTAGCGTTGCCCCTAACCAGGGAGACTTACCGCCTGATAGGAGAAAAGGAGCTGAAGTCCATGAAGAAGACCGCCTACCTCGTCAACGTGGGGCGCGGCGCCGTGGTAGACGAGGAGGCTCTCTACAGGGCTTTAAGCGAGGGTTGGATCGCCGGCGCGGGGATAGACGTGTGGTGGAGGTACCCTCCGGACAAGGACTACCCGTCCCCCCTCGGCGTCCACAAGTTGCCGAACGTCGTCGCGACTCCACACAAAGCCGGCTGGACCAGGAAGGCTAGGGAGAACTGCCTCAGGTTTGCCTGCGAGAACGTCCTGAGGTTCGTCCGGGGCGAGGAGCCGCTCAACCTCCTAGAGCCCTCCAAGGCTTACTAA
- a CDS encoding ABC transporter substrate-binding protein, protein MSATQSQQKGKFAFDVKLVAVAIIALIVGVAIGAAIFGGAAGQAPGAAQQAPKKVYTIGFTLPLTGELSSIGKIWEKVVYLAIDDLNKEAQAYGFNVEFKAVILDDGTTPEKALQNVQTLAQQGIKVIIGPAASSQVKAVKGFVDSNQIVLISPSSTAPTLAIPGDFIFRTVGSDAGQARVLATLAYQEGARKVIVFHRNDEYGNAFADFFKKYFSELGGSSIDVPYQTGLSDYAAEVASLASKVQSEKVDAVVLISFDTDGGNILSHAAESPVLSSVRWFVSEGPHGAAELKAPAVGAFAAKTKLLGTRPLFIGNPLYEDFKKRLKEKYGVDASVFCDTLYDAVMLAGWAMLRAGSSDGNAIRSALIEVAKHYYGVSGWAIFDEAGDKAYQDYGVWAIVKTDGGYDFKDVGVYERGSIVFTAKPYP, encoded by the coding sequence ATGAGTGCAACGCAATCTCAGCAAAAGGGAAAATTCGCCTTTGACGTAAAGCTCGTAGCAGTCGCGATAATCGCCCTCATAGTCGGAGTAGCCATAGGCGCGGCGATCTTCGGAGGAGCGGCGGGGCAGGCCCCCGGCGCGGCGCAACAGGCTCCCAAGAAAGTCTACACTATAGGCTTCACGCTCCCGCTGACCGGCGAGCTCTCGTCCATCGGGAAAATTTGGGAAAAAGTGGTCTACCTGGCAATAGACGACCTGAACAAGGAGGCGCAGGCTTACGGGTTTAACGTAGAGTTCAAGGCCGTGATACTCGACGACGGGACTACGCCCGAGAAGGCCCTCCAAAACGTCCAGACGCTCGCACAGCAAGGAATAAAGGTCATAATAGGACCCGCCGCAAGCTCGCAGGTTAAGGCCGTGAAAGGATTCGTCGATAGCAACCAGATAGTCTTAATCTCGCCGTCCTCCACTGCTCCCACGCTCGCAATACCCGGCGACTTCATCTTCAGAACCGTCGGGTCCGACGCCGGGCAGGCAAGAGTGCTCGCAACGCTCGCCTATCAGGAGGGCGCCAGGAAGGTCATAGTGTTCCACAGGAACGACGAGTACGGTAACGCGTTCGCGGACTTCTTCAAGAAGTACTTCTCCGAGCTTGGCGGAAGCTCCATTGACGTTCCCTACCAGACCGGCCTCTCCGACTACGCCGCAGAGGTCGCCAGCCTCGCCAGTAAGGTGCAGTCCGAGAAAGTAGACGCCGTCGTGCTGATATCGTTCGACACGGACGGCGGCAACATACTGTCGCACGCCGCCGAGTCGCCAGTCCTCTCCAGCGTGAGGTGGTTCGTCTCCGAGGGTCCCCACGGAGCCGCAGAGCTCAAAGCCCCGGCTGTCGGGGCTTTCGCCGCTAAGACGAAGTTGCTGGGGACACGCCCACTCTTCATAGGCAACCCGCTCTACGAGGACTTCAAGAAGAGACTTAAGGAGAAGTACGGGGTGGACGCCTCCGTGTTCTGCGATACGCTCTACGATGCAGTTATGCTCGCGGGCTGGGCTATGCTGAGGGCTGGTAGTAGCGATGGCAACGCTATACGGAGCGCGCTGATCGAAGTCGCGAAGCACTACTACGGAGTGAGCGGCTGGGCAATATTCGACGAGGCGGGCGACAAAGCGTACCAGGACTACGGAGTATGGGCGATAGTCAAGACCGACGGGGGCTACGACTTCAAAGACGTAGGGGTATACGAGAGAGGCTCCATAGTGTTTACGGCTAAACCGTACCCGTAA